The Allorhizobium ampelinum S4 genome has a segment encoding these proteins:
- a CDS encoding ROK family protein, translating into MTLLDRFDGGFARDGEDIIAGSRIEDARIHNRRLVFETIFQRGPISRVEISAIVGLKPQTISSITRELLEQELIVEAGRSSGLRGQPQIYLEANAEAGFSIGVHLDQNQCHILVFDLKRQERARKSMRCDTANPDVTVRMLAQTITTLLHDNALPAERIWGLGLVLPTFGSDVYDFDFSMRHWEAWRDASFAEDLQRLTGFAVLVENDGTAAAIGERLHRHDAQEASFAYFYIGHGAGAGLIIDGYPFKGVGGNAGEIGLLPILGLGANPVWPDNPSSAVQGGVLSIGGLAAACGLSEQSMDEQSILSLLERRDHRLMDWLASAASVLRDVCAVIEVMFDPGFIAVGGALPRALVERLVDRAYPLRPTPSARRDRALPRLLPATLIEDAAVTGAAMLPIFVTTSHNFRHLYFRQILADDRS; encoded by the coding sequence GTGACACTTCTGGATCGGTTTGATGGAGGCTTTGCCCGCGACGGTGAGGACATTATTGCGGGCAGCCGGATTGAAGATGCCCGCATTCACAATCGTCGTCTGGTGTTTGAAACCATTTTTCAACGCGGCCCCATCAGTCGGGTGGAGATTTCAGCCATTGTCGGGCTGAAACCCCAAACCATTTCGTCCATCACCCGCGAACTGCTCGAGCAGGAATTGATCGTCGAGGCCGGACGGTCCTCCGGTCTTCGCGGTCAGCCGCAAATCTATCTGGAGGCCAATGCCGAAGCGGGCTTTTCAATCGGGGTTCATCTGGATCAGAACCAGTGTCATATTCTGGTGTTTGACCTGAAACGGCAAGAACGCGCCCGCAAATCGATGCGGTGTGATACGGCAAACCCCGATGTGACCGTGCGGATGCTGGCGCAAACCATAACAACATTGCTGCACGACAATGCCCTGCCTGCTGAACGGATCTGGGGCCTTGGTCTGGTGCTGCCCACATTCGGCTCCGATGTCTACGATTTCGATTTTTCCATGCGGCATTGGGAGGCCTGGCGCGATGCATCCTTTGCCGAAGACCTGCAACGCCTGACCGGCTTTGCCGTTCTGGTGGAAAATGACGGAACAGCGGCAGCCATTGGCGAGCGCCTTCACCGCCACGATGCACAGGAGGCGTCGTTTGCCTATTTCTACATCGGCCATGGTGCCGGTGCCGGGCTAATTATTGATGGCTATCCCTTCAAGGGTGTTGGCGGAAATGCCGGCGAAATCGGGCTGTTGCCAATCCTTGGCCTTGGCGCCAATCCGGTCTGGCCGGACAATCCCAGCAGCGCTGTTCAGGGCGGTGTTCTTTCTATTGGCGGGCTGGCAGCCGCTTGCGGTCTATCAGAGCAGTCCATGGATGAGCAGAGCATCTTGAGCCTGCTGGAGCGGCGTGATCATCGGTTGATGGATTGGCTGGCGTCTGCGGCCAGTGTACTGCGTGATGTCTGCGCAGTCATTGAAGTGATGTTCGATCCCGGCTTTATTGCCGTGGGCGGTGCGTTGCCACGGGCGCTGGTGGAACGGCTGGTGGATCGCGCCTATCCGCTGCGCCCCACGCCATCGGCTCGGCGTGACCGGGCCTTGCCTCGGCTTTTGCCTGCAACGCTGATTGAGGATGCGGCGGTGACAGGGGCCGCGATGTTGCCGATTTTTGTCACCACCAGCCATAATTTCCGCCATCTCTATTTCCGGCAGATTCTCGCAGACGACCGGTCATGA
- a CDS encoding sugar phosphate isomerase/epimerase family protein — MKLATAPDAWGVWYADDPRQTPWERYLDEVRDSGFTATETGPWGYLPTDPSHLTDALGSRGLSVCGSALVHLLAPADAMETLRPRLEQTCGLLKAMKAEWVVLMDDSDLPLPGQSRALSPHDWASMIRNIKDAARYVTEEHGLSFVFHPHVGSGVETEAEVIRLLEETSEDSVGLCFDFGHHAYTGADAVAFMKRYADRIPYYHFKNVDPVLLAHIRQNNINFIEGFQSGVMCELDKGMVDFAEVRDFLATRGFDGYAVYEQDMYPCPPEKPFPIACHNRQVLRELGI, encoded by the coding sequence ATGAAGCTTGCGACAGCGCCCGACGCCTGGGGCGTCTGGTATGCAGACGATCCGCGACAGACCCCTTGGGAGCGCTATCTGGACGAGGTACGAGACTCCGGCTTCACAGCGACAGAGACCGGGCCTTGGGGCTATCTGCCCACCGATCCATCTCATTTGACAGATGCCCTCGGTAGCCGTGGATTGAGCGTATGCGGATCAGCCCTTGTACACCTGCTTGCCCCCGCAGACGCCATGGAAACCCTGCGCCCAAGGCTTGAGCAGACCTGCGGTCTTTTGAAAGCCATGAAGGCTGAGTGGGTGGTGCTGATGGATGATTCAGACCTGCCCCTCCCCGGCCAAAGCCGCGCGCTTTCCCCGCACGACTGGGCATCGATGATCCGCAACATCAAGGATGCGGCCCGTTATGTCACGGAAGAGCATGGACTTTCTTTTGTTTTTCATCCGCATGTCGGCTCCGGCGTGGAAACGGAGGCCGAAGTCATCCGCCTTCTGGAAGAAACGTCGGAAGATAGCGTCGGCCTTTGCTTCGATTTTGGTCATCACGCCTATACCGGTGCCGATGCCGTGGCTTTTATGAAGCGCTATGCGGACCGTATTCCCTATTACCACTTCAAGAATGTAGATCCCGTTTTGCTGGCGCATATACGCCAAAACAACATCAACTTCATTGAGGGCTTCCAGTCGGGCGTTATGTGCGAGCTGGACAAGGGCATGGTGGATTTTGCAGAGGTTCGGGATTTTCTTGCAACCCGTGGGTTTGATGGCTATGCCGTTTATGAACAGGATATGTATCCCTGCCCTCCGGAGAAGCCTTTTCCGATTGCGTGCCACAACCGGCAGGTCTTGCGTGAGCTTGGGATTTAA
- a CDS encoding Gfo/Idh/MocA family protein translates to MVKLGLVGLGEVAQLIHLPILQRLTEMFTLAGAYDPSPSVAQSISTRWSIERVFDSVDAMIASPDIDAILIMSPDQYHGRHARAALKADKHVLIEKPCCLTMEDLAALSGVVEQTDRIAMVGYMRRFAPAFLEAKRRLPAFADITYVRVRDVICEGPWYFRQTDTVVTPKDDIPASLIEESRQLRGTMMDSVLGPNAPAELQTAYSVLTGLSSHSLSAMRDLLGSPKRVIAAEIKQGGSQITALFDYGHFTAIYECMIGDVVRFEAGFEINSRYNRLAFEYPTPYIRNLPMVLDIQNSTDHDNSLTRLGPFHQDPFDVELRAFHAAVTQGGENRTPPSESMADLDLFAAIISAARKTD, encoded by the coding sequence ATGGTGAAGCTTGGTCTTGTGGGTCTTGGAGAAGTAGCGCAGTTGATCCATCTGCCGATTTTGCAAAGACTGACCGAAATGTTCACACTTGCGGGCGCTTATGATCCGTCCCCCAGCGTGGCCCAGTCGATCTCGACACGGTGGAGCATTGAGCGCGTATTTGACAGTGTCGATGCGATGATTGCGTCACCGGATATTGATGCAATTCTGATCATGAGCCCGGATCAATACCATGGCCGTCATGCCCGTGCGGCCCTGAAAGCTGATAAGCATGTTTTGATTGAAAAGCCCTGCTGTTTGACGATGGAAGACCTCGCTGCACTCAGTGGTGTGGTGGAGCAGACAGATCGCATTGCCATGGTTGGCTATATGCGTCGATTTGCGCCCGCCTTTCTGGAGGCGAAAAGGCGGTTGCCAGCCTTTGCCGACATTACCTACGTTCGTGTCCGGGATGTCATCTGCGAAGGCCCCTGGTATTTTCGCCAAACAGATACGGTTGTCACGCCCAAGGACGATATTCCGGCAAGCCTTATCGAGGAAAGCCGTCAGTTGCGTGGTACGATGATGGACAGCGTGCTTGGCCCGAATGCACCCGCTGAACTTCAGACGGCGTATTCTGTGCTGACAGGGCTTTCGTCTCATTCCCTCTCGGCCATGCGGGATCTGCTGGGCAGTCCCAAGCGCGTGATTGCCGCCGAGATTAAACAGGGCGGCAGCCAGATCACGGCCCTCTTTGACTACGGTCATTTTACCGCAATTTATGAATGCATGATTGGCGATGTGGTGCGCTTTGAAGCCGGTTTCGAGATCAACTCTCGCTACAATCGTCTGGCCTTTGAATATCCAACCCCTTACATCCGCAATCTGCCGATGGTGCTGGATATTCAAAATTCCACCGATCACGATAACAGCCTCACCCGGCTTGGCCCCTTTCATCAAGACCCCTTTGATGTCGAGTTGCGAGCATTCCATGCGGCGGTCACGCAAGGCGGCGAGAACCGAACGCCACCATCAGAGTCCATGGCTGATCTCGATCTGTTTGCCGCTATTATCTCTGCGGCACGCAAGACGGACTGA
- a CDS encoding LysE family translocator, producing MELTLILKSIVLGLAVAAPLGPIGALCINRTLERGFWAGVAGGFGTALADAVYASLAALGFSAFAATLATIDTPLKIIGGLFMVWLGWKSLKPKPLADAAKVGARDLFGTIAATFFLTITNPVTILSFAAIFAGLGLADASGTTNAFFVVAGVFLGSLLWWFLLSGGIALARQRLPPSFARWVSCLSGLILISFGLFALGSIA from the coding sequence ATGGAGCTGACACTCATTTTGAAAAGCATTGTGCTTGGCCTTGCTGTCGCAGCCCCGCTCGGCCCCATCGGCGCCTTGTGCATCAACCGGACTCTTGAACGTGGGTTCTGGGCCGGGGTGGCGGGCGGCTTTGGGACTGCTCTGGCGGATGCCGTCTACGCCAGTCTCGCTGCGCTTGGCTTTTCCGCTTTCGCGGCGACCCTTGCGACAATCGATACGCCGCTCAAAATCATCGGTGGACTTTTCATGGTGTGGCTCGGCTGGAAAAGCCTGAAGCCCAAACCTCTCGCGGACGCGGCCAAGGTCGGAGCGCGCGATCTTTTCGGTACCATCGCTGCAACCTTTTTCCTGACGATTACCAACCCTGTGACCATTCTGTCCTTTGCTGCAATTTTTGCCGGTCTTGGCCTTGCTGACGCATCGGGGACGACAAATGCGTTTTTCGTGGTCGCAGGCGTTTTCCTTGGCTCGTTGCTGTGGTGGTTCCTACTGAGTGGCGGCATTGCATTGGCGCGACAGCGTCTTCCCCCAAGTTTTGCCCGCTGGGTTTCCTGTTTGTCTGGACTGATACTGATCTCGTTCGGACTTTTTGCCCTCGGTTCAATCGCTTGA
- a CDS encoding Lrp/AsnC family transcriptional regulator: protein MDIIDRKIVSLLAEDARRSLADIGNIVELSASAVNERIRRLTASGAIRRVTVDADPSAFDLPVIAFVWIALAADADEASFRTYAASQSAIAECHHVTGQWSYLMKVHVASLAEIEAFLAGMKQNRFLARSETIIALSSVVPGPFMPKGS, encoded by the coding sequence ATGGATATCATAGACCGCAAAATAGTCAGTCTTCTTGCCGAAGACGCCCGCCGCTCGCTTGCCGATATTGGCAATATCGTCGAGCTTTCCGCGTCGGCGGTGAACGAGCGCATCAGACGCCTGACCGCGAGTGGGGCGATCCGCCGTGTCACCGTTGATGCCGATCCATCCGCATTCGATTTGCCGGTGATCGCCTTCGTGTGGATCGCCTTGGCGGCGGATGCGGACGAGGCCAGCTTTCGTACCTATGCTGCGTCCCAGTCCGCTATTGCGGAATGTCACCATGTGACGGGGCAATGGTCCTATCTCATGAAGGTTCATGTCGCGTCGCTGGCGGAAATCGAAGCCTTTCTGGCGGGAATGAAACAGAACAGATTCCTTGCACGTAGCGAGACAATCATTGCTCTCTCATCCGTGGTGCCAGGACCATTCATGCCGAAGGGAAGTTAG